In the genome of Aequorivita sp. H23M31, the window GAGTAAGCTCGGTATCGATAGAAGTGCCTTTGCTCTTATTGAATTTCTCAGTACCCTTAAACATTAAATGCTCCAATAAGTGTGTAGAGCCCGTGTTTCCCGGAACTTCGTATTTAGAGCCAACATTATAAACCATTTGAACCGTCACTACCGGGGCAGCATTGTCCTGCACCAAAAGTATTTTTAGACCATTGGGAGTATAGAGATATTCCTCAACCCCCTCCAAGGTCTTTATTTTTTCAAATTTTGAATTGATCTGGCCAATAACCGACTGGGATAGAATGGCCACAAAGAGAACAAAAAGAGCTTTAATTGGAAATTTATATTTCATATAAAATTAATTTAATCCTGACTATAACAGGCTTAGGGTTTATAACGGTGACATTTGGAATATAAGTTGATTTTAAAAAAGGGCCATCGAAAGTAAAAAATTCTCAGGCCCTAATTCCAGCTTTCCGAAAAACAATTAAGGAACAGTTTCAGAGAAGCATAATTAACCAACTAAAAACAAATCAAAAAAAACTAAATATTCAATGAGGTAAACAATTCCTTCAATCTTGGTTCGGATGGACGCGGAGCATCATAACTAACAATATTTCCCTCTGGATCCAAAAGAATAAACCGTGGAATTCCCTGGATAAAATAATCACGAACAAACTCCGAATCTATTTCATTATCCGCCAAAAGCTGGGTTCCCAACAATCCCTTATCAACTATCATTTTGCGCCATTTGTCTTCGTCCTTTTTTCTGTCGATTGAAAGTCCGATAAACTCAATGTTTTTTCCTTCATATTCCTTTTCAATATCAATCAAATAAGGCATTTCATAAATACAAGGAATACACCAAGTGGCCCAAACATCGATATAAACGTACTTTCCTTTAAAATCTGAAAGAGAACTGGTTCCGCCCTTGTAATTTACATAATCGGTAAATTCAGGAGAAGGCAAACCCGGACTTAAAACTTTATTTATCTTCAATTGCTCCTCGTGCTGCGCTTGGATATCTTTTTTAAATTGATCTAAATTCTCCTTTTCAGAAGCAATAAAAGCCTGGGTATAATCTGAATTTTTATCTTCCAGTTTATCCAAAAGATCCTTTGAATATGCAGAAGTTCTTGAATCAAAAGCATCCTGATCTAGACCAAGATATTCTTTATAATCCTCTCCCATTAGTTCACCAGTTCTTTTGGATTTATACTTTAGAAATTCATTTTCCGCAGCACCCTTCCCCGAATAAGTAATGGTTTCAGAAATTTTGTTACCGTCGAAGTTTAGTTCAACATCCATATCATTAGCTAGGTAGAAGCTAAAAACATTATTATAGACGGCATTAAAATATGCTGGTTCTTTTAGCCTTAATGTATCACTATAAGTACCATCTTCAGCGACTTCAATTAAGATAGATTCCGATGTTACTGGATCGTAAAGTCGAAGTGGAGTATTTTCTGTAGGATTTGTGATCTTTCCGTGAATTACAGCGTAATCCTTCGGCGGTTGTTCTTGCTTACAAGCAGCAAAAAGACAAATGATGGCAATTAAAATTATATTTTTCATTTTGAAGTGTTTTTTAGTTGTTATTAAACTTTAAAATCCTGTTGCCTCGGCGCAAGGTTTTAATACCCCGGCCCTAAAGGGAGCAGGGAGATTCTGGAAATTTTCCACCCTTTAGGGTTGGGAAAAAAATTTCCTTAATATCCAGGATTTTGAACTACTTTATTATTCCCTATTATAACCTCTGAAGGAATAGGAAGAATATATACATC includes:
- a CDS encoding TlpA family protein disulfide reductase, which translates into the protein MKNIILIAIICLFAACKQEQPPKDYAVIHGKITNPTENTPLRLYDPVTSESILIEVAEDGTYSDTLRLKEPAYFNAVYNNVFSFYLANDMDVELNFDGNKISETITYSGKGAAENEFLKYKSKRTGELMGEDYKEYLGLDQDAFDSRTSAYSKDLLDKLEDKNSDYTQAFIASEKENLDQFKKDIQAQHEEQLKINKVLSPGLPSPEFTDYVNYKGGTSSLSDFKGKYVYIDVWATWCIPCIYEMPYLIDIEKEYEGKNIEFIGLSIDRKKDEDKWRKMIVDKGLLGTQLLADNEIDSEFVRDYFIQGIPRFILLDPEGNIVSYDAPRPSEPRLKELFTSLNI